In Leptospira perdikensis, the genomic window TCGCCCACTGGTCCTTGCGGGTGTTGAGGTAAAATCGGAATTTGCCCTTCTTGGTCATAGTGATGCAGATGTGGTTTTACATGCAGTCGCCGATGCTATTCTAGGTGCTTTGGCTCTCGGTGATATTGGTGTACACTTTCCTGACACAGACCCGCAGTATAAAAACATGAAGTCTTCTCGTATTGTAGAGAAATGTTTAGATTTGATTGCTGAAAAAAAGTTTAAACTAGTGAATGTCGATTGTACTTACGTGGGAGATCACCCGAAGATCAGTCCTATTCGTGCCGAACTCAATGCTTCTTTGGCAAGTATCACCAAATTACCGTTAGATTGTGTTTCGATCAAAGCCACTACTTCCGAAGGAATGGGTTCTCTTGGTCGTAGTGAGGGTGTGATGGTGATGGCAACAGTTCTACTCGAAAGCACAAAGTCCAAATCTTAGAATAGTTTTTGTTTTCCAGAAGCAATGTGGTCTAAATCTGCATTGCTAAAAAATAGAAATAGAAGTTTGGAAAGAAGGTTTGGATTTGTTTCCAGTTCCCAGGTTCCATAGATGCGAACGCCGTTCTGAATGGTTTCCCACCGGTAGGATTCTTTTAGGTTCTGGTAGTGTTTAAAACCTTCTGCAGTAATTTGGAATTCCGATTTACCCAGATTGTTTGCAATGGTTGTCGTACATTTTACCGTTTCTCCCATTACTTTAGATTCCCAGGTTTCTCCTACCGCTGGTGTGCGAAAGGATTTTGGTTGGAAGGAATCGTAAAGAATCTTTTGTACTTGTTCTGGTTTGATTGTGACATCCCAGGTCCGTTCCTCTTGAGTTTTACTTTGTCGGAATACGGCAAACGCGAAAACCAGAACAAAAACACCGAAGACACGAAGATACCAAATCATATCTCCATTGAAAAATCTATTGCCTAGGGATCGATTGAAATTTATTTTTCTCCTACCGAAAGGAAACCATCG contains:
- the ispF gene encoding 2-C-methyl-D-erythritol 2,4-cyclodiphosphate synthase, with protein sequence MFRVGNGIDFHQLIHEPFRPLVLAGVEVKSEFALLGHSDADVVLHAVADAILGALALGDIGVHFPDTDPQYKNMKSSRIVEKCLDLIAEKKFKLVNVDCTYVGDHPKISPIRAELNASLASITKLPLDCVSIKATTSEGMGSLGRSEGVMVMATVLLESTKSKS